The following coding sequences are from one Arthrobacter crystallopoietes window:
- the glpK gene encoding glycerol kinase GlpK: MSDYILAIDQGTTSSRAIIFDRAGQMVSTGQKEHRQIFPQPGWVEHDAVEIWDNVREVIGNALARANLTRHNIAAVGITNQRETTVVWDRNTGKPVYNAIVWQDVRTQPICDALAADGGADRFKAATGLPLSPYFAGTKLKWILDNVEGARTKADAGDLLFGTTDSWVLWNLTGGTDGGVHVTDVTNASRTLFMDLKTLAWDQSILEAFGVPASLLPEIKSSAEVYGTVHGSQLLRHVPVAGILGDQQAATFGQAAFDAGDAKNTYGTGCFVIVNTGSDIVESANGLLTTVAYKIGDGAPCYALEGSIAVAGSLVQWLRDNLGIIGSAAEVEELASSVPDSGGAYFVPAFSGLFAPYWRADARGALVGLTRFVTKAHIARAALEATAFQTREVLEAVNADAAVPLAELKVDGGMVANDALMQFQADILGVPVIRPKVAETTALGAAYAAGLATGFWQDLAELRSNWAEDRRWKPQLDSSERDRQLRLWKKAVTRTFDWVDEDVR; encoded by the coding sequence TTGTCCGACTACATTCTGGCGATCGACCAGGGGACCACGTCCTCACGGGCCATCATTTTCGACCGGGCCGGACAAATGGTTTCGACCGGCCAGAAGGAACACCGGCAGATTTTTCCACAGCCAGGCTGGGTGGAACATGATGCCGTGGAAATCTGGGACAACGTCCGCGAGGTCATCGGCAACGCGCTGGCCCGTGCCAATCTGACCCGCCACAATATTGCCGCCGTTGGCATCACCAACCAGCGCGAAACGACCGTGGTGTGGGACCGGAACACCGGCAAACCGGTTTACAACGCCATCGTGTGGCAGGATGTGCGCACCCAGCCCATCTGCGACGCCTTGGCCGCTGACGGCGGCGCCGACCGGTTCAAAGCAGCTACCGGGCTGCCGCTTTCGCCGTACTTCGCCGGAACGAAGCTGAAATGGATTCTGGACAATGTGGAGGGCGCCCGGACCAAGGCCGACGCCGGCGACCTCCTTTTCGGCACCACCGACAGTTGGGTGCTGTGGAACCTGACGGGAGGAACGGACGGCGGAGTCCACGTCACGGACGTCACGAACGCCTCCCGGACGCTGTTCATGGACTTGAAGACGCTTGCCTGGGACCAGTCCATCCTCGAAGCGTTCGGTGTGCCGGCTTCTCTGCTCCCGGAAATCAAGTCTTCGGCCGAGGTGTACGGAACGGTCCATGGCTCCCAGCTGCTGCGGCACGTCCCCGTTGCGGGGATTCTTGGCGACCAGCAGGCGGCGACTTTCGGGCAGGCAGCTTTCGACGCCGGGGATGCCAAGAACACTTACGGCACCGGCTGTTTTGTCATCGTCAATACCGGCAGCGATATCGTCGAATCCGCAAACGGCCTGCTGACCACAGTGGCCTACAAGATTGGCGACGGCGCGCCGTGTTACGCCCTTGAAGGCTCGATAGCTGTTGCTGGGTCCCTGGTTCAGTGGCTGCGGGACAACCTGGGCATCATCGGTTCGGCCGCGGAAGTTGAGGAGCTGGCCTCCTCCGTACCCGACAGCGGCGGCGCGTACTTCGTGCCGGCATTTTCCGGTCTCTTTGCTCCCTACTGGCGTGCCGATGCGCGCGGGGCCCTGGTGGGGCTGACGCGGTTCGTCACGAAGGCACACATCGCCAGGGCCGCCCTGGAGGCCACCGCGTTCCAGACCCGTGAGGTACTGGAAGCGGTCAACGCGGATGCGGCCGTTCCGCTTGCGGAATTGAAGGTCGACGGCGGGATGGTAGCCAACGATGCGTTGATGCAGTTCCAGGCAGACATTCTCGGTGTCCCGGTCATCCGGCCCAAGGTCGCCGAAACCACGGCATTGGGCGCGGCCTACGCAGCCGGGCTGGCCACAGGGTTCTGGCAGGACCTTGCCGAACTGCGGTCGAACTGGGCCGAGGACCGCCGCTGGAAACCGCAGCTGGACTCCTCCGAGCGGGACCGGCAGCTGCGGTTATGGAAGAAGGCGGTAACCCGCACTTTTGACTGGGTGGATGAGGACGTGCGCTGA
- a CDS encoding aldo/keto reductase, with protein MGTADKTALNNGVLMDQLGFGLYKVPPQDAAGLCYQALESGYRHFDTAALYANEAGVGEALRRFLAEEPEFSRDDIFVTSKLWNDSHGYDAAMRAFDASLAMLGLDYLDLYLIHWPQPERALYVETYRALERLYHEGRVRAIGVSNFQPAHLEELLKNCDVVPAVNQIELHPWLQQEQLRELHAAHGIRTVAWSPLGRGKVLSDPVVAELAQELGRTPAQIVLRWHLQLGNVAIPKASSQQRIQENFRVWDFSLEPAAMQRLRGLERNGRIGSHPDKVN; from the coding sequence ATGGGAACGGCAGATAAAACGGCGCTGAACAACGGCGTCCTGATGGACCAGCTGGGCTTCGGCCTGTACAAAGTTCCGCCGCAGGACGCCGCCGGATTGTGCTATCAAGCATTGGAATCCGGCTACCGGCATTTCGACACTGCCGCCCTGTACGCCAATGAGGCCGGAGTCGGTGAGGCACTCCGCCGGTTCCTTGCCGAGGAACCGGAATTCAGCCGCGACGACATTTTCGTCACCAGCAAACTATGGAATGACAGCCACGGCTACGACGCGGCAATGCGTGCCTTCGACGCATCGCTGGCCATGCTTGGGCTCGACTACCTCGACCTGTATCTGATCCATTGGCCGCAGCCGGAACGGGCACTGTATGTGGAAACTTACCGCGCCCTGGAACGCCTCTACCATGAGGGACGTGTTCGGGCCATTGGCGTTTCCAACTTCCAACCGGCCCATCTTGAAGAATTGTTGAAAAACTGCGACGTGGTGCCGGCGGTCAATCAGATCGAATTGCATCCGTGGCTCCAGCAGGAGCAGCTGCGGGAGTTGCACGCTGCCCACGGAATCCGGACAGTCGCCTGGAGCCCGCTGGGGCGGGGGAAAGTGCTGTCGGACCCGGTGGTCGCGGAACTGGCTCAGGAGCTGGGCAGGACTCCGGCCCAGATAGTGCTGCGTTGGCACCTGCAGCTGGGCAATGTGGCCATCCCGAAGGCTAGCTCACAGCAGCGGATCCAGGAGAACTTCAGGGTATGGGACTTCTCGCTCGAGCCCGCAGCCATGCAGCGGCTCCGCGGACTCGAGCGGAACGGCCGCATCGGCTCCCACCCAGACAAGGTGAACTAG
- a CDS encoding alpha/beta fold hydrolase: MPATKDRAVRRALDLDSGEVAYWEYPAQTPNGKSDILVVHGFRGDHHGLELVAQSLPGQRIISPDLPGFGASAPFSGRLHSVESYAHFVADFAAALELGPDTVILGHSFGSIIVSHLLAGQPGSFRAAVLINPISEPALKGPKAVASRLAEFYYFLAAKLPEKPGMRLLQHPVIVRVMSIMMAKTRDRQLRRYIHGQHDAYFSAFANRDVVLEAFRASISHDVLEVAPRLELPVLLIAGRKDDLGSVDSQQQLAAQLPDSHLEMIDGVGHLIHYEAPDVAAAMISEFLEGLER, from the coding sequence GTGCCTGCCACCAAAGACCGTGCCGTCCGCCGTGCCCTCGATCTCGACTCGGGCGAAGTAGCCTACTGGGAGTACCCGGCCCAGACCCCGAATGGTAAATCCGACATTCTGGTCGTGCACGGCTTCCGTGGCGACCACCATGGCCTGGAACTGGTCGCCCAGTCGCTCCCCGGGCAGCGGATCATCTCCCCCGATCTGCCCGGCTTCGGCGCCTCCGCACCATTCTCGGGGCGCCTGCACAGCGTGGAAAGCTACGCGCACTTCGTGGCGGACTTTGCAGCTGCGCTGGAGCTGGGGCCGGACACCGTCATTCTCGGCCATTCGTTCGGCTCGATTATTGTCAGCCATCTGCTGGCGGGGCAACCGGGTTCGTTCCGGGCAGCCGTGCTGATCAATCCGATCAGCGAACCGGCCCTCAAGGGCCCGAAGGCGGTGGCTTCACGGCTCGCGGAGTTCTACTATTTCCTCGCGGCGAAGCTGCCCGAAAAGCCAGGAATGCGCCTGCTTCAGCACCCGGTGATTGTCCGGGTTATGAGCATCATGATGGCCAAGACCAGGGACCGGCAGCTGCGCCGGTACATCCATGGACAGCACGATGCCTACTTCAGCGCCTTCGCCAACCGGGACGTGGTCCTCGAGGCGTTCCGGGCCTCCATTTCCCACGACGTCCTTGAGGTCGCGCCGCGGCTGGAGCTGCCGGTGCTCCTGATCGCCGGCCGGAAGGACGATCTGGGCTCCGTGGACAGCCAGCAGCAGCTGGCGGCGCAGCTGCCGGACAGCCACTTGGAAATGATCGACGGCGTGGGCCACCTCATCCACTACGAGGCGCCTGATGTTGCGGCCGCCATGATCAGCGAGTTCCTCGAGGGGCTGGAGCGGTGA
- a CDS encoding glycosyltransferase family 4 protein codes for MKLVIDARYTRTDQLDGISRYGSNLISAASKLTEVLMLINDERQLQFLPADVPWVKINSPLSPAELLVARRINKLGADVVFCPMQTMGSFGRRYGLILTIHDLIYYRHPRPPGFLPLPVRLLWRAYHKAYWPQRLLLNRADAVATISRTTRSLLQQTRLTRRDVRIVSNAAQPLGSPRDPSAAVGKDLLYMGSYMPYKNVETLIDAMALLPGYRLHLLSPIQGPRREELAGRAADAAQLVFHNGISDGDYLRLLHQASALVTLSRDEGYGLPLIEAMAAGTPVIASDIPIFREVAENVALHVDPDDPEAFAAAVRELEDPERRRRASAEGVLRAAEYDWDSSAAQLIAAAEEVLARRRAR; via the coding sequence GTGAAGCTTGTCATCGACGCCCGTTATACCCGCACCGACCAGCTGGACGGCATCAGCCGCTACGGCTCCAATCTGATCTCGGCTGCCTCCAAACTGACCGAGGTGCTGATGCTCATCAACGACGAACGGCAGCTGCAGTTCCTGCCCGCCGATGTCCCGTGGGTCAAGATCAACAGTCCCCTCTCCCCTGCCGAGCTCCTCGTGGCGCGCCGGATTAATAAACTGGGCGCCGACGTCGTTTTTTGTCCCATGCAGACCATGGGCAGCTTCGGCAGGCGCTACGGCCTGATTCTGACCATCCACGACCTGATCTATTACCGGCACCCCAGGCCGCCGGGATTTTTGCCGCTGCCGGTCAGGCTGCTGTGGCGCGCTTACCACAAGGCCTACTGGCCGCAGCGCCTGCTGCTCAACCGCGCCGACGCCGTTGCGACCATCAGCCGGACCACCCGGTCGCTGCTGCAGCAGACCCGGCTCACCCGGCGCGATGTCCGGATCGTATCCAATGCCGCCCAGCCGCTGGGATCACCGCGGGATCCGTCGGCGGCCGTGGGCAAGGACCTGCTCTACATGGGTTCCTACATGCCCTACAAGAACGTGGAGACACTCATCGATGCGATGGCGCTGCTTCCCGGCTACCGGCTGCATCTGCTCAGCCCCATCCAAGGGCCGAGGCGCGAAGAGCTGGCGGGCCGTGCGGCGGATGCAGCACAGCTGGTGTTCCACAACGGGATTTCCGACGGCGATTACCTGCGCCTCCTGCACCAGGCCTCGGCGCTGGTCACGCTGTCCAGGGACGAAGGCTACGGGTTGCCGCTGATCGAGGCCATGGCCGCGGGGACACCCGTCATCGCCAGCGACATTCCCATCTTCCGGGAGGTCGCCGAAAACGTGGCGCTGCATGTGGATCCGGACGATCCTGAAGCCTTCGCCGCCGCCGTCCGGGAACTGGAGGATCCGGAACGGCGTCGTCGTGCATCGGCCGAGGGGGTGCTCCGCGCCGCGGAGTATGACTGGGACAGCTCGGCAGCGCAGCTGATCGCGGCGGCCGAAGAGGTGCTGGCCAGGCGCCGGGCCCGTTAG